Within Lactobacillus amylovorus DSM 20531, the genomic segment TGCTAGCTGGAATGGTGCTGCAATTTTAGGACCATTAGTTGGTGGTTGGCTGATCGATGCCTTTTCTTGGCACTGGGTCTTCTATATTAATATTCCAATTGGTTTGATAGCATTAATCATTTGCCTTATCTACTACAAGCCTGTTACACCAGAAAAAACACCAGTCTTCGATATTCCTGGTGCTGGTTTGTTAGTTATTGGCTTGCTTTTATTCTTGATGGGTATTCAATTAGTTGGCTTAACTGCTAATTGGATTGTGATTAGTTTGATTATCATCAGTCTAGTATTTATTGTTCTCTTCTTTATTCGAGAGAATCATGCAGCTAATCCAATCATCCCAGTATCTTTGTTTAAAAATAAAGATTTAGATGGTGACTTTCTTTTATTTGCCTTTACTTGGGGTGCATTTATTGCAGTTAACACCTACATGCCAATGTGGGCTCAAGCATTGCTTGGTTTATCTGCACTTTTAGGTGGGATGACTTTGATTCCTAATTCAATCGTGGAAATCATAGCCTCTCAAAGTGTAGCGGCTATTCAAGAGCACATGAGTACATTTAAATTAGCCTTAATCGGAATCATTGCAATGATGATTTCATCAGCTGGGTTATTTTTAGCAGATATCCATACACCGGTACAGATGCTGACCTTTATCGGTGCATTTTCAGGAATCGGTGTTGGCTTTATCTTCGTTGCTATGCAATTGAAGGTTCAACTTGATGCTGGATTGAAAAATATGGCTACGGCTACTTCAACTTCATATTTGATTAGAATTTTGGCTCAAACCGTCATGGCAGCTGTGTACGGCGTAATTATGAACTTGAACTTGGCAAGCGGCGTTCATACATATAAGGGCATTACGATGGCAATGATGAACAAGTTAAGTGATGCAAAAAGTGCCAAATTATTGCCTCAGGAATTGGTACCAACAATGAGAACAATTTTCCATGCGGGGATTAAAGAGATTATGTTGGTATCGTTAATTTTGTTAATCATCGCTTTTGTGTTGAATTTCTACTTTAACTTTGGTAAAAAGCGTAAGAAACTACAATAATAAGACATTAAAGCATAATGTGTTTTTCCGCATAATTAATTAAATCTTCTAGTGGAGTAGCATAATCTTGCTTCACCCACCAGATTAAAAGCATGTAAATTCCGCCGGATTGGTAGGCAATTGCATAATCTGGCAAATTTAAGTCAGGGTGGTAGACATTAAGCAGCTTTTTTAAGTAGCGAGTTTGAAAGTTTAATAGACTCCCTTCAAAGCCAGCGTCTAATAAGATTTTCATGACCTTGGGATTTCCTTTGAAAAAAGTTAGGTAAGCTACTAACTGCTTGGTCAATGTTTTCAATTTGTGTTCATTGATATCGACAATGAATTTTTTATATTGATTAGCCAAAAATAGCATTAATACATCGTTTTTTTGGCTGTAGTTACGATAAAAAGAAGTTCGAGAAACATGAGCTTTACGCGTAATTTCTGCAATGGAAATTTCTGCGTAAGGCTTTTTTTGTAATAAATAAAATAAAGCTTTTTCTATATGTTGCTGCGTGTGCAGGCTTTTCATATTCATAAAAAATCATCCTTTGATTAGTTTTAATTTGACAAATGATATCGCTTACACTATCATTATAGCTGCAAATAGTTACAGGTGTAACAATTATTTGAAAGAAGTGTAAATTATGCATTATAGCAATGGTAATTATGAAGCATTTGTAAAGGCTGAAAAGCCAAAAGACGTTGATCAAAAATCTGCATATATTGTTGGATCAGGCTTAGCTGCTCTTGCCAGCGCTGTATTTTTGATCCGTGATGGTCAAATGAAGGGCAATAGAATTCATATCTTTGAAGAATTGTCACTCCCTGGCGGTTCAATGGATGGTATTTATAGCAAAGAAAAAGAAAGTTATATCATCCGTGGTGGTCGTGAAATGGAACCACACTTTGAATGTTTATGGGACTTGTTCAGATCAATTCCTTCAACTGAACATGAAGGCGAATCAATTTTGGATGAATTCTATCGTTTGAATAGAAAAGATCCAAGCTATGCTAAAACTCGTGTCATCATCAATCGCGGTGAGGCTCTTCCAACTGATGGTCAACTTTTGTTAACACCTAAGGCAGTAAAGGAAATCGTTGATCTTTGCTTAACACCTGAAAAAGATTTGCAAAACAAGAAGATTAACGAAGTCTTTACCAAGGAATTCTTCCAATCCAACTTCTGGCTTTACTGGTCAACTATGTTTGCCTTTGAACCATGGGCAAGTGCAATGGAAATGCGTCGTTACTTAATGCGTTTCGTTCAACACGTTGCTACATTGAAGAACTTATCATCACTTCGCTTTACTAAGTATAACCAATATGAATCATTAATTCTGCCAATGGTTAAATATTTAAAGAGCCATGGCGTACAATTCCACTATGATACGGTGGTAGATAATATCTTTGTTAACCGTTCAAATGGTGAAAAGGTTGCTAAACAAATTATCTTAACTGAAAAAGGTGAGAGAAAGACAATCGATTTGACCGAAAATGACCTCGTCTTTGTTACTAACGGTTCTATCACTGAAAGCACCACTTATGGTGATAACTTCCACCCAGCTCCAGAAGAGCATGAATTAGGCGCTAGCTGGCAATTATGGAAGAACTTGGCAGCCCAAGATTCCGACTTTGGTCATCCAGATGTCTTCTGCAAAGATATTCCGAAGGCTAACTGGAGAATGTCAGCTACGATTACCTTTAAGAATGACGATATTGTGCCATTTATTGAAGCTGTTAATAAGAAGGATCCACACAGCGGCTCAATTGTTACTAGTGGTCCAACTACGATTAAAGATTCTAACTGGTTATTAGGTTACTCAATTAGTCGTCAACCACACTTTAAGGCACAAAAGCCTAATGAATTGATTGTTTGGCTTTATGGTTTGTTCTCAGATACTAAGGGTAATTATGTTGAAAAGACCATGCCTGACTGTAACGGTATCGAATTGTGTGAAGAATGGCTTTACCACATGGGTGTTCCTGAAGAAAGAATTCCTGAAATGGCTGCAGCTGCAGCTACTATTCCAGCACACATGCCATACATCACTTCATACTTCATGCCTAGAGCATTAGGTGACAGACCAAAGGTTGTCCCAGATCATTCTAAGAACTTGGCCTTCATTGGTAACTTTGCTGAGACTCCAAGAGACACTGTCTTCACCACTGAATACTCTGTCAGAACTGCCATGGAAGCTGTTTATACCTTGCTTGATATTGATCGTGGTGTGCCAGAAGTATTCGCATCCGCATTCGATGTCAGAATGCTCATGAACGCAATGTACTACTTGAACGATCAAAAGAAGCTTGAGGACCTTGATTTGCCAATGGGTGAGAAGTTGGCAATTAAGGGGATGCTCAAGAAGGTTAAAGGCACCTACGTAGAAGAATTGCTTAAGAAGTACAAGTTGATTTAAATGAAAATTATATAACATAGATAAAAAGAACAGGTCGAATGATCTGTTCTTTTTGCTTGCTATCGTATTTTTTGATAAAATATGTGTGTAAAAATATTATATTTTTTAGTTTAATAGAAAAGAAGGATACTATTTTAGATTCTAAGCCCGCCCGATGGGGCACAAAAGCATATCGTGACGCTAAGCAGTTGTACATGAAGGCATTCCCAGCATGGGAAAGATTCTCAATGTTTTCACTCTTAGCAATGTCACTTCACCGTAACGTTAAGTTTCACGCAATTTATGATGATGGCAAGTTCTGCGGCATTACTTATTATGCTGAAAATGACAACACCGTCTATCTGACTTATTTAGCAGTTAGTGAGAAGTTGCGCGGACAAGGATATGGCTCCAAGATTCTGACTATGCTGGAAGATAACTTCCCAGATAAGCAAATCGTGATCGATATTGAACCGGTAACTAAGAAGGTAAAAAATTACAAGCAACGTGTTAGTCGGCTGAAGTTCTACGAGAGAAATGGTTTCCATAGAACAGACCAGAAGTTGAAGGATCCAGATGGAGAATTTGAAGCTTTGACGACTGGTGAAAGATTAGATAAAAATAGTTTCATTAAAACTTTACGTCAAATGAGCTTTGGCTTTTATCAAGCTAGGGTCGAAAAATAAAAAGGGAAGCACTGCTGTCGCTAATGCAAGCAGTGCTTTCTTGTTAGGTTTATGTTGTTTTGCCAAAATTAACTTGTGAGGTGAAAGATATGGAATTTAGTGATCAAATTAAACAACTGAGAAAGGAAAACAACCTGTCACAATCTCAGTTTGCGGAGAAGTTGCATATCACAAGACAGGCAGTGTCAAACTGGGAAAACAACCGTAATTTGCCCGACTTGGAAATGTTGATTGAGATCAACTGTGTCTTTCATGTCTCATTAGATCAGTTAATTTTAGGAGACGACAATATGAACAAGATGACGCAAAAATTGATTAAAGATACAGACGAAAATCGCAAGGCTAAGTACAACATGATTACGGCTTTAGTCGGCGGATTTTAATGGCTCTCGGCTTTATTTTCTTCTTTATCAAGGCTAATTCAGTGGAATACGTTGATAAGCAATGCTTTTTACATGAAAACTTCTATTTGATTCCGGTGGGCTATTTATTCCTCTTTGCGGGAATTATAGTTCTTATTGCCGGGGGAATAGTTTACTTGAGAAATAAACATAAGCATTAAAAAAGAGCTCCGTAAGGAGCCTCTTTTTTGTCTTTAACCCAAAATGTGGAAGTATGATAAGACGATACCAAGAATCAAGACGAACCAGATCATCTTAGTTGATGTAACGCCTTTTTTACCAAGTAACCAGTAGACAAGTGCAACTAGCAGTACTGGTACCAAGGATGGCATGATTTGATTCAAAATCGTTTGCATCTTAAGCGTGATCTTACCGGTATGGAAGACGTACGGTACCTTCGCCTTAATAACGGTAGGAATCAACGCACCAACAACCGTTACACCAAGCAAAATAGCTGAGTCGGTGATGGCGTTCAACTTGCCTGAAGCTGAGTCGATTAACTTAGTACCTTGATAGTAACCCATTGGTAAGAATGAGAAACGAAGGAACAAGATAATAAGATCAACAAGGATCCAAAGGATAGAACCAAGTGGATTGCCTCTAAGTCCCATGTAAGCACCAATTGAACCACAGATAGTTGGAATAATTGCACTGAAGATTGTGTCACCGATACCTGCGAGTGGTCCCATTAAACCAGTCTTGATACCAGCAACAGTGTCTTTAGATTTAATGCCTTGGCTTTCTTCAAGGGCTAAGTCAACACCGATGATGAAGTTACCAACATAGGCATTAACATTGAAGAATTGAGTTTGCATCTGCATCATTTCAACTAATTCGTCGTCTTTGTACCAACGCTTAAGGAATGGCAAGACAGCGTAGAAGTAACCAGGTGCCATCATTCTTTCGTAGTTCCAAGATAATTGACTGCCCCAAAGCCAACGCCAGTTAGCTCTGAATAAATCTCTCTTGGTTAACTTACCTGAATTAGTTTTCGTATTCGCCTTCGTCATTTTCATATTCCTCACTTTCTGTATTATTTGTGTTTGTAGTAGCAGGTTTTTCTTCTAATTTAGCAACTTCGCGTTGGTAGTGAATGTAGGCAAGAGATGCACCTAGTAAGGCAACACCAAGCATTGGAATCTTCATGTAGGAAGCTGCGATAAAACCAATTGCTAAATATGAGATGAAACGCTTAGTTGGTAAGTATCTAAGCAAGATAGCGATACCAACAACAGGTAAGATACCACCAGAAACTTTAAGTCCGTTTGTGAGCCAAGTAGGGATGACACGTAAGATCATTCTTACAACGTCGTTACCAACGATTAAAAGAATGAAGACAGGGATCGCACGTGAAAGTCCCCATGAAAATGTACCCCAGAGGGCGTTTCTTGCGGCTGCGTCCGGATTATTTTCTTTAATAAACTTGTCCATTCTGTGTTGGAAAATGGTGTTGATGAATCGAGCAAGCACATCGAGTTGCACCATTAACAAACCAACTGGAACGGCTAAACCGATCGCAAATTGAATACCTTTACCGGATAAAACGGCATAAACGGTACCAACGATCGCACCAGTCATAAAGTCAGGCATTGAAGCACCACCGTAAGTTGATACCCCAAGGACCATCAATTGCAGGGTTGATCCTACAGCAAGTCCCGTAGTAATGTCACCCATAATAATTCCTGAAACCATACCAATGGCTAAAGGATTGTTCAAAATCGATACAGTTAATTGATCGATAATTACCCAAAAAGCTAGGCAAGTTAATAATAAAATTTGCCACCAAGCTATTGTCATTTTCTACTCCTTACTTAATCATTTCCATGAAATCTTCTTTAGGTTCACTAGGTACCATTTGATGGTAGATGTGGCATCCCTTTTGATCCAAATATTCAAAATCTTCTACATCTTTGTCAAGCACTGCAACACTCTTGGCCACTTGGCGTGAGTGAGGCTTTGTTGACATGTTGCCAACGTTGATCTCAGGTAGTTTCACGTCGAAGTCAACAAGTTGACGAAGAACGCCAGGGTTCTTAACCAGTAATAAAACGGTTTGGCCAACGTATTTGCCTGAATTGATACGACGCGCTGCACCGTGAGCAGTTAAAATGCTGAGGTGAACGCCGTGCGGACATGCAGTCTTAAGACCGGTCTTAAGCACGTCGTTTTTAACGATATCGTCGCCGACAACCATGATGCGATTGAGTTTCAAAGCATTGGTCCACATAGTTGCAACTTGACCGTGAATAAGTCGCTCATCAATCCGCACGTTTTGCATAGTGTGAGGAGTCAAGGTCACGTTCTTGTTAGGCTTTTCTTCCTTTTTAACTACCTTGACTGGTTTTTCTTCCTTCTTCTTGGTCAAACCAACAGGTGCCATGTTGTCGATCGTTTGCTTGATCGCTTCGTCCATTGGTGTCCCCATAACTACGGCAAGCATAAGTGGCATCGATAGACCGCTGTAAACGGCAACGTCGGGATGCTTCTGTTGGTAACGCTGAGCAGTGTTAGCTGGTGTACCGCCTGCGATGTCGACGAGGATTGTTGGTGCTTCGTCGAATTCGCTGGCTACTTTTGTAATCTCTTCAAGTAAGTCATCTTGGTTCATGGTTTGTTTGAATGCGATTGCCTTGACGTTCTTTTGTTCGCCGGCAATCATTTCCACGCTGGCTTTGGTAGCCTTAGCGTATTCGCCATGACTGACAAGTAAAAAATTTGCCATTCTTTCTTCTCCTTTTGTACGTAACAAATAGACATTATACACTAATTGGTCTAATTAATAAAACTACAGTATTAGGGTATTGTCTTGAATTAATTAATATTGGTCTAGTCTATTTTTATGTAAGTGATTACATTGTTGGTAGAATGGGAAAGTTGTGAAACAATAAAAAATCCTTAATCGTTTTTGATTAGGGAGTGAGTTAATCGTAGATTTGTTTAATTTATGTCTTGATGGCAAAATCGTCTTTTTTCTTTCTCCGGAAAATAGATGCTAAAATAATTAAAAAGTTATCTAACAGAGGAAAACATCATGGGAAAATTCGTCACATTAAACAATGGAGTAAAAATGCCACGCCTTGGCTTCGGAGTCTACCAAATCGATGATCTTGCACAAGCGCAACAAGTCGTCGAGGATGGTTTAGAAGTCGGCTATCGTTTGATTGATACCGCGCAAATTTATGGCAATGAACAAGCTGTCGGGGATGCAATCAAGCATAGTAACGTCCCACGTGAAGACATCTTCGTCACTTCAAAAATCTGGGTCGATGATTACGGCTATGACAATACTATCAAGGCCTTCGATGATTCAATGAAGAAGTTGCAACTGGATTACATCGATCTTTACTTGATCCACAA encodes:
- a CDS encoding MFS transporter, with product MNKKQITMVTIALMLGNVMSGLDGTIINTAIPTIVAALHGIQFMGWIVAIFLLGMSISIPIWTKIGEKITNKKAFEISLVLFVLGAALQGIVPNIIFFLCSRFIMGIGAGGMGSLPYIIAGYVFKNIKTRTKVLGYLIASWNGAAILGPLVGGWLIDAFSWHWVFYINIPIGLIALIICLIYYKPVTPEKTPVFDIPGAGLLVIGLLLFLMGIQLVGLTANWIVISLIIISLVFIVLFFIRENHAANPIIPVSLFKNKDLDGDFLLFAFTWGAFIAVNTYMPMWAQALLGLSALLGGMTLIPNSIVEIIASQSVAAIQEHMSTFKLALIGIIAMMISSAGLFLADIHTPVQMLTFIGAFSGIGVGFIFVAMQLKVQLDAGLKNMATATSTSYLIRILAQTVMAAVYGVIMNLNLASGVHTYKGITMAMMNKLSDAKSAKLLPQELVPTMRTIFHAGIKEIMLVSLILLIIAFVLNFYFNFGKKRKKLQ
- a CDS encoding oleate hydratase; translation: MHYSNGNYEAFVKAEKPKDVDQKSAYIVGSGLAALASAVFLIRDGQMKGNRIHIFEELSLPGGSMDGIYSKEKESYIIRGGREMEPHFECLWDLFRSIPSTEHEGESILDEFYRLNRKDPSYAKTRVIINRGEALPTDGQLLLTPKAVKEIVDLCLTPEKDLQNKKINEVFTKEFFQSNFWLYWSTMFAFEPWASAMEMRRYLMRFVQHVATLKNLSSLRFTKYNQYESLILPMVKYLKSHGVQFHYDTVVDNIFVNRSNGEKVAKQIILTEKGERKTIDLTENDLVFVTNGSITESTTYGDNFHPAPEEHELGASWQLWKNLAAQDSDFGHPDVFCKDIPKANWRMSATITFKNDDIVPFIEAVNKKDPHSGSIVTSGPTTIKDSNWLLGYSISRQPHFKAQKPNELIVWLYGLFSDTKGNYVEKTMPDCNGIELCEEWLYHMGVPEERIPEMAAAAATIPAHMPYITSYFMPRALGDRPKVVPDHSKNLAFIGNFAETPRDTVFTTEYSVRTAMEAVYTLLDIDRGVPEVFASAFDVRMLMNAMYYLNDQKKLEDLDLPMGEKLAIKGMLKKVKGTYVEELLKKYKLI
- a CDS encoding PTS mannose/fructose/sorbose transporter subunit IIAB, which codes for MANFLLVSHGEYAKATKASVEMIAGEQKNVKAIAFKQTMNQDDLLEEITKVASEFDEAPTILVDIAGGTPANTAQRYQQKHPDVAVYSGLSMPLMLAVVMGTPMDEAIKQTIDNMAPVGLTKKKEEKPVKVVKKEEKPNKNVTLTPHTMQNVRIDERLIHGQVATMWTNALKLNRIMVVGDDIVKNDVLKTGLKTACPHGVHLSILTAHGAARRINSGKYVGQTVLLLVKNPGVLRQLVDFDVKLPEINVGNMSTKPHSRQVAKSVAVLDKDVEDFEYLDQKGCHIYHQMVPSEPKEDFMEMIK
- a CDS encoding PTS mannose/fructose/sorbose/N-acetylgalactosamine transporter subunit IIC yields the protein MTIAWWQILLLTCLAFWVIIDQLTVSILNNPLAIGMVSGIIMGDITTGLAVGSTLQLMVLGVSTYGGASMPDFMTGAIVGTVYAVLSGKGIQFAIGLAVPVGLLMVQLDVLARFINTIFQHRMDKFIKENNPDAAARNALWGTFSWGLSRAIPVFILLIVGNDVVRMILRVIPTWLTNGLKVSGGILPVVGIAILLRYLPTKRFISYLAIGFIAASYMKIPMLGVALLGASLAYIHYQREVAKLEEKPATTNTNNTESEEYENDEGEYEN
- a CDS encoding PTS system mannose/fructose/sorbose family transporter subunit IID; translation: MTKANTKTNSGKLTKRDLFRANWRWLWGSQLSWNYERMMAPGYFYAVLPFLKRWYKDDELVEMMQMQTQFFNVNAYVGNFIIGVDLALEESQGIKSKDTVAGIKTGLMGPLAGIGDTIFSAIIPTICGSIGAYMGLRGNPLGSILWILVDLIILFLRFSFLPMGYYQGTKLIDSASGKLNAITDSAILLGVTVVGALIPTVIKAKVPYVFHTGKITLKMQTILNQIMPSLVPVLLVALVYWLLGKKGVTSTKMIWFVLILGIVLSYFHILG
- a CDS encoding TetR/AcrR family transcriptional regulator, with the translated sequence MNMKSLHTQQHIEKALFYLLQKKPYAEISIAEITRKAHVSRTSFYRNYSQKNDVLMLFLANQYKKFIVDINEHKLKTLTKQLVAYLTFFKGNPKVMKILLDAGFEGSLLNFQTRYLKKLLNVYHPDLNLPDYAIAYQSGGIYMLLIWWVKQDYATPLEDLINYAEKHIML
- a CDS encoding GNAT family N-acetyltransferase, translated to MYMKAFPAWERFSMFSLLAMSLHRNVKFHAIYDDGKFCGITYYAENDNTVYLTYLAVSEKLRGQGYGSKILTMLEDNFPDKQIVIDIEPVTKKVKNYKQRVSRLKFYERNGFHRTDQKLKDPDGEFEALTTGERLDKNSFIKTLRQMSFGFYQARVEK